The following are from one region of the Channa argus isolate prfri chromosome 6, Channa argus male v1.0, whole genome shotgun sequence genome:
- the tmem97 gene encoding sigma intracellular receptor 2, which produces MFVRVLEILFFFYFATHIPITLFIDLQALLPGHVYPQPLKDLLRWYAEEYKDPMVVDPPEWFKSFIFCEALLQTPFFPVAAYAFLKGGCKWIRTPAIVYSTHVATTLIPILAHILFYQFPIRPHPGPQTLQERWLLVSIYAPYLLVPVLLLLTMVVSSTYNPTSKPGHASAKNKKKK; this is translated from the exons ATGTTTGTCCGTGTGTTAgaaatcctttttttcttctactttGCCACCCACATTCCTATCACCCTGTTTATTGACTTGCAGGCCCTGCTGCCCGGACATGTGTATCCCCAGCCG CTCAAAGATCTTCTCAGGTGGTACGCAGAAGAGTACAAAGACCCCATGGTGGTGGACCCTCCAGAGTGGTTcaagtcttttattttctgcGAGGCTTTGCTACAGACGCCTTTCTTTCCCGTCGCAGCTTATGCTTTCCTGAAAG GTGGCTGTAAATGGATCAGGACTCCTGCCATCGTGTATTCTACCCATGTGGCTACCACACTGATCCCAATCTTAGCCCACATTCTTTTCTATCAGTTCCCCATCAGACCCCACCCTGGTCCCCAGACCCTGCAGGAACGCTGGCTGCTTGTCTCCATATACGCCCCATACCTCCTGGTGcctgtgctgctgctcctcaCCATGGTGGTGTCCTCCACATACAACCCAACCTCCAAGCCTGGTCATGCATCAGccaagaacaagaagaagaaatga
- the si:ch211-167j9.5 gene encoding tyrosine kinase receptor Cad96Ca — protein MTQCQLDGCVIGLAAGLCFSVLTFTLLGAVWLRKYRSLIRTIRELRECTVPLVRVCRPLPVVLEEELEEVPPHPLQRSSKVQTTSVRLWKGRQQYPHFTKSDLNLLQLIKAGKEGVFYQARMTKGTCNGHSLFTCKISKEGVRPKHVDLEISIMKKLVQHKNILQLLDWNTTEEPYILIMEYVNFGTLRTFLQTNKTHLSADPELQGLLTIASYHIALALQHLHSKMIVHCDLALRNIMVSRFPWEVKVAEFGLARDLTRMTSRRSSRWRNPRKRVPLRWYPPEYFKSNHYSFPGDVWAFGIVLWEMQTFGTLPYPNLETSEAVVYHICIGHKNTNPEGCRQEILHLMQDCWSEPQTLRPSFTDIVNMLENIVESDADYVDVGGPQLLVKEEAEYHEAKCLQACSVSLDDKSAM, from the exons ATGACTCAGTGCCAACTAG ATGGATGTGTCATCGGCCTCGCGGCGGGTCTGTGCTTCTCCGTCCTCACGTTCACACTGCTGGGGGCCGTGTGGCTCCGAAA ATATCGTTCCCTGATCCGTACTATTCGAGAGCTGCGGGAATGCACAGTTCCTCTGGTCCGTGTGTGTAGGCCTCTCCCAGTGGTGCTAGAGGAGGAGTTGGAGGAGGTCCCACCTCATCCCCTGCAGAGGAGCAGCAAAGTCCAAACCACCTCTGTAAGGCTGTGGAAAGGCCGGCAGCAG TATCCACATTTCACCAAGTCCGACCTGAacctgctgcagctgatcaAAGCAGGGAAGGAGGGTGTCTTCTATCAGGCCAGGATGACCAAAGGGACATGTAATGGCCACAGCCTGTTCACCTGCAAGATCAGCAAAGAAG GGGTCCGTCCCAAGCATGTGGATTTAGAAATTTCCATCATGAAGAAACTGGTGCAGCACAAGAACATCCTCCAGCTGCTGGACTGGAACACAACGGAGG AGCCGTACATCCTGATCATGGAATATGTGAACTTTGGAACCCTGAGGACCTTCCTGCAGaccaacaaaacacacctgtctGCTGATCCTGAACTGCAGGGCCTCCTCACTATCGCCTCGTACCACATTGCTCTGGCCCTGCAGCACCTGCATTCCAAAATG ATTGTACACTGTGACTTGGCTCTGAGGAACATCATGGTCAGCAGGTTTCCCTGGGAGGTGAAGGTGGCAGAGTTCGGTCTGGCCCGAGACTTAACACGCATGACAAGTCGCCGCAGCAGCCGCTGGCGAAACCCACGG AAGCGTGTGCCACTCCGCTGGTACCCACCCGAGTACTTCAAGAGCAACCATTACAGCTTCCCGGGAGATGTGTGGGCGTTTGGCATTGTGCTGTGGGAGATGCAGACATTTG GTACCTTACCATACCCCAACCTGGAGACATCAGAAGCAGTGGTCTACCACATTTGTATTggtcataaaaacacaaaccctgAAGGCTGCAGACAAGAGAT ACTTCATCTCATGCAAGACTGTTGGTCAGAGCCACAAACCCTGAGACCTTCGTTCACAGACATTGTCAACATGTTGGAGAACATCGTGGAAAGTGATGCA GATTATGTGGATGTTGGGGGTCCACAGCTTTTGGTGAAAGAGGAGGCTGAATATCATGAAGCTAAATGTCTACAAGCTTGCAGTGTTTCCTTGGATGACAAAAGTGCTATGTGA